A genome region from Sphaeramia orbicularis chromosome 19, fSphaOr1.1, whole genome shotgun sequence includes the following:
- the nlrc3 gene encoding NLR family CARD domain-containing protein 3, with translation MEKKTHYDSIMDRSKRIMWQDDCYVDLQSTSSSQSSHTVTKDISWINKHQDQLQRFITSPFLEGMLTHLKKVGVLSSAEETRILKAGQIQDQVNTLTTIISGKDAQSSDTLRDFVEKSDCPEAQLILNHDSMVEAHKGVLLRRYEQHRDRDSISCSKLDITSRPLLLVDGLSDLQQKEHDLMQVGATRGGKRNHLRQLGLDKLLEPLTRVSLPPRVSLTAGVAGIGKTTWVRHFIKKWSQGSVCTDVSFVLPFTFCELNSLEKLSAERLVKLAFPHLTEPSLVLGGSCRTLLILDGLDEFHCTLNFSDAAPCSDTKKEVSIEDLVTNIIRGNLLPDVAVWVTSRPGVASLIPGGLVDRVTEIPGFSPADIQIFLDHHFSEMDYASKIWAHLRSHKILMVMCYIPSICWIVADTLMYIMQSETQENLPRTCTELYAHFCSMRAEVGEPRGRESVKMEQLHGSNRKLFGNLGRLAFYGLLKHKYTFSEQDLRAYGIDLLSIQSSLGSGVLVREESTMYTAYRFTHLTLQEFLAATFYYVSSKRAIFDLFSESTMSWPKIGFQNHFRNAFQHSQQAEDGHLDVFVRFLTGLLCPVALKPLAGLLTLGKDDGNQKPWAAGFLQSHLAGGGCVVSLRAVNLAYCLQELQHTELLRSVEEDLRLGSLAGKLSRAQCVVLGYLLHVSPECSEQTNLTGSLNYTTVKCLLPQLLYCSHLRLENNHFKDDVMELLGSLLSAKDCHIQKISLAENAVSSKGAKALSRALLVNRTLTSLNLRNNNIGSKGAKFLAEALKMNQTLISANFQNNNIEEEGAQALAEVLQCNRKLVSLNVQKNLIGAGGAKRIAEALKTNRTLTKLILCSNQLGDKGTVALAEALTINQTLLSLQLQSNSISNRGMTALTKALRLNHGLVSLNLRENSIGVEGAKNMAHALQENNSLQNLDLTANLLHDEGVQAIAGAIKVNQALTSLHLQWNFIKSSATKALAQALRSNTTMQLLDLQENAIGNEGVIFLAEALKTNSSLHTLCLQGVSAGTSGAVAMAKSLMTNQTLQTLDLRGNAVGMEGAKALANALKSNRSLKSLNLQENSLGMDGAIFIATALKGNHQLTYINLQGNGIGESGAKVISDAIRTNAPGCMVDI, from the exons ATATTAGTTGGATCAACAAACACCAAGACCAGCTGCAGCGTTTCATAACAAGCCCCTTTCTAGAGGGGATGTTGACCCACCTGAAAAAAGTGGGTGTGTTGAGTTCAGCTGAGGAAACCAGGATCCTGAAGGCGGGCCAAATACAGGATCAGGTGAACACACTCACTACTATTATCTCTGGAAAGGACGCTCAAAGCTCTGATACCCTGCGAGACTTTGTGGAGAAGTCAGATTGTCCGGAGGCCCAGCTCATCTTAAACCATG ACTCTATGGTGGAGGCGCACAAAGGGGTGCTGTTAAGACGATATGAGCAGCACCGAGATAGAGACTCCATCAGCTGCTCCAAACTCGACATTACCTCAAGACCCTTACTTCTGGTCGATGGACTGTCTGACCTCCAGCAAAAGGAACATGACCTGATGCAGGTGGGGGCGACGCGAGGAGGGAAAAGAAATCACCTCAGACAGCTGGGGTTGGACAAACTCTTGGAACCCTTGACCCGGGTCAGTCTGCCTCCCAGGGTCTCCCTTACAGCAGGAGTTGCTGGTATCGGTAAGACCACCTGGGTCCGACACTTCATCAAAAAGTGGAGCCAGGGGTCCGTCTGTACAGATGTAAGCTTTGTCTTACCTTTCACATTTTGTGAGCTGAACTCTTTGGAGAAGCTTTCAGCTGAGAGGCTGGTGAAGCTGGCTTTTCCTCATTTAACAGAACCCAGTCTGGTTCTGGGTGGCTCCTGTCGGACCCTGCTCATACTTGACGGTTTGGATGAATTTCACTGCACCTTGAATTTCTCAGATGCAGCTCCCTGCAGTGACACAAAGAAAGAAGTGTCTATTGAAGACTTGGTGACTAACATCATCCGGGGAAATCTGCTCCCAGATGTAGCTGTGTGGGTGACATCAAGGCCAGGAGTGGCCTCACTAATCCCTGGTGGATTAGTTGACAGGGTAACAGAAATCCCAGGATTCAGTCCTGCTGACATTCAGATCTTCCTAGACCACCATTTCTCTGAGATGGATTATGCCAGCAAAATATGGGCACACTTGAGGTCCCATAAGATCTTAATGGTGATGTGCTACATACCCTCCATTTGCTGGATAGTGGCTGATACCCTCATGTACATCATGCAGAGTGAAACTCAGGAAAATCTTCCAAGGACATGCACTGAACTTTATGCCCACTTTTGCTCTATGAGGGCAGAGGTGGGTGAGCCAAGAGGCAGGGAGTCTGTAAAGATGGAGCAGCTCCATGGGAGCAATCGTAAACTGTTTGGAAATCTTGGAAGGCTGGCATTTTATGGGCTCCTTAAGCACAAATACACTTTCAGTGAGCAGGACCTCAGGGCTTATGGGATAGACCTGCTATCAATTCAAAGCAGTCTTGGTAGTGGAGTTCTAGTTCGGGAGGAGTCCACCATGTACACAGCGTACAGGTTCACTCATTTGACATTACAGGAGTTTCTTGCAGCTACATTCTACTATGTTTCTTCCAAGCGTGCCATCTTTGACTTGTTCTCAGAAAGTACCATGTCTTGGCCTAAGATTGGCTTCCAGAACCACTTCAGAAACGCCTTCCAACACTCGCAACAAGCTGAAGATGGACACTTGGATGTATTTGTTCGCTTTTTAACAGGTCTGTTATGTCCAGTGGCACTGAAACCTCTTGCTGGGCTTCTGACTCTCGGGAAAGACGATGGCAATCAGAAGCCATGGGCTGCTGGGTTTTTACAGAGCCACTTAGCTGGTGGCGGTTGTGTTGTGTCCCTGCGAGCCGTGAACCTGGCCTACTGCTTACAGGAGCTACAACATACAGAGCTGCTGCGGAGTGTGGAGGAGGATTTACGGCTTGGAAGCCTAGCTGGGAAGTTATCAAGGGCTCAGTGTGTGGTTCTGGGCTACCTGCTTCATGTGTCTCCAGAGTGCAGTGAGCAGACTAACTTAACAGGCTCCCTGAACTACACCACAGTCAAGTGTCTGCTCCCACAGCTGCTGTACTGCAGCCATCTGAG GTTAGAGAATAATCATTTCAAAGATGATGTGATGGAATTGTTGGGAAGCCTCCTGAGTGCCAAAGACTGCCACATCCAGAAAATCAG TTTAGCTGAAAATGCCGTCAGCAGCAAAGGTGCCAAAGCACTCAGTCGAGCCCTCCTGGTGAACCGGACACTAACTTCTCTCAA TCTTCGGAACAACAACATTGGCTCTAAAGGTGCAAAGTTCCTCGCAGAGGCTCtgaaaatgaaccaaacactgATATCAGCCAA TTTCCAGAATAACAACATTGAAGAGGAAGGTGCTCAGGCCCTTGCAGAGGTACTGCAGTGCAACCGCAAACTGGTATCACTCAA TGTACAGAAGAATTTGATTGGAGCAGGTGGAGCCAAAAGGATTGCTGAAGCCCTGAAGACAAACCGGACTCTCACTAAACTGAT TCTCTGTAGTAACCAGCTTGGGGATAAAGGAACAGTAGCGCTGGCTGAGGCTTTGACAATTAACCAGACACTGCTCTCACTTCA ACTACAGAGCAACTCAATCAGCAACAGAGGAATGACAGCTTTAACAAAAGCATTAAGGCTGAATCATGGCCTTGTGTCTTTAAA TTTAAGGGAAAACTCCATTGGGGTAGAGGGTGCGAAGAACATGGCCCATGCTCTCCAAGAGAATAACTCCCTCCAGAATCTCGA TCTCACAGCAAACCTCTTACATGATGAAGGAGTACAAGCTATAGCTGGGGCAATCAAGGTTAATCAAGCTCTCACCTCTTTGCA TCTCCAGTGGAATTTCATCAAGTCCTCTGCTACTAAGGCTCTGGCTCAAGCCCTGAGATCCAACACCACAATGCAGCTCTTGGA TCTACAGGAAAATGCTATCGGCAACGAAGGCGTCATTTTTCTTGCCGAAGCTCTGAAAACCAACAGTTCCCTGCATACACTGTG TCTCCAAGGAGTTTCAGCAGGCACAAGTGGCGCAGTTGCAATGGCAAAGTCTCTAATGACCAACCAAACCCTGCAAACATTAGA TCTGCGAGGCAACGCTGTGGGGATGGAAGGAGCGAAGGCTTTGGCTAATGCTTTGAAAAGCAACAGGAGCCTCAAATCACTGAA TTTACAGGAAAATTCCCTGGGTATGGATGGGGCCATATTCATTGCAACAGCCTTGAAAGGAAACCATCAGTTGACATACATCAA TTTGCAGGGGAATGGCATTGGAGAGTCTGGGGCAAAGGTCATTTCTGATGCCATTAGAACCAATGCCCCAGGCTGCATGGTGGacatctga